In one Bacillota bacterium genomic region, the following are encoded:
- a CDS encoding hydroxyacid dehydrogenase, whose amino-acid sequence MKKAVFMLKQNNKEQSRKLIERVYTPESIGKISKYAEIYPEIVGKGNFEEHKEYLKNVEVVFSTWGMPTLSEKEIEEYLPMLKVVFYAAGSVQRFARPFLNRGITVVSAWAANAVPVAEYTLSQILLANKGFFQNAAITKKDYCSARKYSEMFPGNYNVKVGILGAGMIGTKVIELLKPFNIEVLVYDPFLSDERANQLGVKKCSLAEVFSQCQTISNHIANLPATVGLLNKEHFSKMLPNATFINTGRGAQVVEKDLIDALKEVPTRTAVLDVTNPEPLPCDSELLKMENVILTSHIAGSMGKEVERMGCYMAEEFLRYIEGKELKYNVTLKMLETMA is encoded by the coding sequence GTGAAAAAAGCAGTATTTATGCTGAAACAGAACAACAAGGAACAAAGCAGAAAATTGATAGAAAGGGTATATACCCCTGAAAGCATAGGCAAAATAAGCAAATATGCCGAAATATACCCTGAAATTGTTGGCAAGGGAAACTTTGAGGAGCACAAGGAGTATCTTAAGAATGTGGAGGTTGTATTTTCAACCTGGGGTATGCCAACGTTGTCGGAAAAAGAAATTGAAGAATACCTTCCCATGCTCAAAGTGGTGTTTTATGCTGCAGGCAGTGTCCAGCGCTTTGCCCGTCCTTTCCTTAACAGGGGCATAACTGTAGTAAGCGCCTGGGCTGCAAATGCAGTGCCGGTTGCAGAGTATACGCTATCACAAATCCTGCTGGCAAACAAAGGTTTTTTTCAGAATGCTGCTATAACAAAAAAAGATTATTGTTCAGCGAGAAAGTACTCGGAGATGTTTCCGGGCAATTATAACGTAAAGGTGGGAATACTGGGGGCAGGGATGATAGGGACAAAGGTTATAGAACTTTTAAAGCCTTTCAATATTGAGGTGCTGGTATACGATCCCTTTCTTTCCGATGAGAGGGCAAACCAGCTGGGAGTAAAGAAATGCAGTCTGGCGGAGGTTTTTTCACAATGCCAGACGATATCAAACCACATAGCGAATCTTCCGGCTACGGTGGGATTGCTTAATAAGGAACATTTCAGCAAAATGCTTCCTAATGCTACATTTATAAATACAGGAAGGGGAGCGCAAGTAGTGGAAAAAGATTTAATAGATGCGCTGAAGGAAGTACCGACAAGAACAGCCGTGCTCGACGTGACCAATCCTGAGCCGTTGCCTTGCGACAGCGAGCTTCTTAAAATGGAGAACGTGATTTTGACATCCCATATAGCCGGCAGCATGGGCAAGGAAGTTGAAAGGATGGGATGCTACATGGCAGAAGAATTTTTGCGTTATATTGAGGGTAAAGAGCTGAAGTATAATGTAACATTAAAAATGCTGGAAACAATGGCATAA
- a CDS encoding beta-galactosidase trimerization domain-containing protein, whose product MSWDARFGFFWYNDEEIFKFSQEDFDKKAKKFADAGINIVITFSCTHFRWTMRPYWDKIGRCLEQIVKACHKYNIKVVEHHSSHLTFDPLNSEDWDYMERVLNKRQSSINSWEGIRDYLAEDPIIDGEPLSSFRQIDGRTGKWARSSYHGYAMCFNNPNYRKAYFSYLEDVYKTGIDGIMTDDVQWFGDGNACACQYCRKLFKEQTGYELPQPGEAWYKFYGDYDNPIYIAWEKFRRKSTADFQYEVNKHFKSLGLNLLRPNYVSHALMSNPTGYPFDAAASIWDYVFQENCYSSIIRYSWPAFAMEAVHRYALGERNNVPSMSMFYPDREDSMYFAWALSRSWGQMFLATPEGMDLSHAEKKFRDFEKKHFCILDNLKKHADIAFYFSIKTRDYIKDSQKNNMSVLYSWMQSAYFKNHSIDIVFEYDDIKKLMEYPVIIVPNVSMMSKEEINNLRIFAEESGKLLIIGIPGLRDENGIKRDIDEILSFLGISGDISLYKLNEERIEDCVYKYNGIELNLSNIKCNYIINRGQQTNAVMTTSDGSTIGICSKVGKGEIMWLVNSFGNEKHQPEIRADRWFKHEIRVNSPEYVVDELKRIPGEIIDSLVENKLLNIIDCPEGLIATCFMDENTSRYIIHLVNTEGTLPKDSCDVGHSDIVPAFTGSSEYTIARDLIIELRKDANTKVDSVKLYTPERNYFKKIEFTYGNGKILINIPGKFFKGYAIIEIKLA is encoded by the coding sequence ATGAGCTGGGATGCAAGGTTTGGGTTTTTCTGGTATAATGATGAGGAAATTTTTAAATTTAGCCAGGAGGATTTTGATAAAAAGGCTAAAAAATTTGCAGATGCTGGAATAAACATAGTTATTACTTTTAGCTGCACTCATTTCAGATGGACTATGCGTCCATATTGGGATAAGATTGGAAGATGCCTTGAACAAATAGTAAAAGCCTGCCACAAGTATAATATTAAAGTTGTAGAGCACCATAGTTCACATTTAACCTTCGATCCTTTAAACAGTGAAGACTGGGACTATATGGAGAGAGTTCTGAATAAAAGGCAAAGTAGTATTAACTCATGGGAAGGTATACGGGATTACCTGGCTGAAGACCCCATAATAGATGGTGAACCTCTTTCATCATTCAGACAGATAGACGGTAGAACAGGAAAATGGGCCCGCTCAAGCTACCACGGCTATGCAATGTGTTTCAATAATCCTAATTACAGGAAAGCTTATTTTTCATATTTGGAGGATGTCTACAAGACCGGTATTGACGGCATAATGACTGATGATGTCCAGTGGTTTGGCGATGGTAATGCATGTGCATGCCAATACTGTAGAAAGTTATTTAAGGAACAGACTGGATATGAGCTCCCACAACCTGGTGAGGCATGGTATAAATTCTATGGTGATTATGATAACCCTATTTATATAGCATGGGAGAAATTCAGAAGAAAATCCACAGCGGATTTTCAGTATGAGGTAAATAAACACTTTAAAAGTCTGGGACTTAATCTTTTAAGGCCTAACTACGTTTCTCATGCGCTAATGAGCAACCCTACAGGATACCCATTTGATGCAGCAGCATCAATCTGGGACTATGTTTTCCAGGAAAACTGCTATTCAAGTATAATAAGGTACTCATGGCCTGCTTTTGCAATGGAAGCGGTACACAGGTATGCTCTTGGAGAAAGGAATAATGTGCCTTCAATGTCAATGTTCTATCCCGACAGAGAGGATTCAATGTATTTTGCATGGGCACTTTCAAGAAGTTGGGGACAAATGTTCTTAGCTACACCAGAAGGTATGGACTTGAGTCATGCGGAAAAGAAATTCAGGGATTTTGAAAAAAAACATTTCTGTATACTTGATAACCTAAAAAAACATGCTGATATAGCTTTCTATTTTTCTATAAAAACCCGGGATTATATAAAAGATTCTCAAAAAAATAATATGAGTGTACTCTATTCATGGATGCAAAGTGCATATTTCAAAAATCATTCTATAGATATAGTATTTGAATATGATGATATCAAAAAACTTATGGAGTATCCGGTAATTATTGTACCCAATGTTTCAATGATGAGTAAAGAAGAGATAAATAACCTGAGAATTTTTGCAGAAGAGAGTGGAAAGCTTTTGATTATTGGAATTCCTGGCCTAAGGGATGAGAACGGTATTAAAAGAGATATTGATGAAATCTTAAGTTTTCTTGGAATTTCTGGTGATATCTCACTATATAAACTTAATGAAGAGAGAATAGAGGATTGTGTTTATAAGTATAATGGTATTGAGTTAAATTTAAGTAACATTAAGTGCAACTATATAATTAATCGTGGGCAACAGACAAATGCTGTAATGACAACTTCAGACGGCAGTACTATAGGAATTTGTAGTAAGGTAGGAAAGGGTGAAATAATGTGGCTTGTTAATTCTTTCGGGAATGAAAAGCATCAACCTGAAATACGTGCTGACAGATGGTTTAAGCATGAGATAAGAGTGAATTCTCCGGAATATGTAGTAGATGAACTAAAAAGAATACCGGGTGAAATAATTGACAGTTTAGTTGAAAATAAATTACTGAATATTATCGACTGTCCCGAAGGCTTAATAGCTACTTGTTTCATGGATGAAAACACTTCCAGATATATTATTCATCTTGTAAATACTGAAGGAACTCTACCTAAAGATTCTTGTGATGTAGGGCATAGTGATATAGTTCCAGCGTTTACAGGAAGCTCAGAGTATACAATAGCAAGAGATTTAATTATTGAATTGAGAAAAGACGCAAATACAAAAGTTGATTCTGTAAAGCTTTATACTCCTGAAAGGAATTACTTTAAGAAAATTGAGTTTACTTATGGAAATGGTAAAATACTAATTAATATCCCAGGCAAGTTCTTTAAAGGTTATGCAATTATCGAGATCAAGCTTGCATAG
- a CDS encoding M55 family metallopeptidase → MKVLIMTDLEGISGVNTMEMVSEEGTPGHKFALERLMFDVNAAVDGAFEGGAVAVYIRDGHGGGKNFIKEMLDPRAVEVDSTGWQEIIKSGEINAFMLIGAHAMAGTINGFLDHTQSSKAWYNYIVNGRKCGEIAQGAIFVGAFDVPFVMVSGDQAACVEARSFLGDIECAVVKYGIGRNYARLVELDDALTRIKKAAKDSLKLIGKVKPYKPLLPLEIKLELYRSDMCDELMKKYDNIERLDARTVRKLVYKVENYRDILF, encoded by the coding sequence ATGAAGGTATTGATAATGACAGACCTTGAAGGTATAAGTGGAGTAAATACTATGGAAATGGTTTCAGAAGAGGGAACACCTGGGCATAAGTTTGCACTTGAGCGTCTTATGTTTGATGTGAATGCAGCTGTAGATGGTGCTTTTGAAGGTGGTGCTGTTGCTGTTTATATTAGAGATGGCCACGGTGGTGGAAAAAATTTTATTAAGGAAATGCTAGACCCGCGTGCAGTAGAGGTAGATAGTACAGGCTGGCAGGAGATAATAAAAAGTGGTGAAATCAATGCATTTATGTTAATAGGTGCGCATGCTATGGCAGGAACAATTAACGGTTTTTTGGATCATACGCAGAGTTCAAAAGCGTGGTATAATTATATAGTTAATGGACGTAAATGCGGAGAAATAGCGCAAGGAGCTATATTTGTCGGAGCTTTTGATGTGCCTTTTGTCATGGTCAGCGGTGATCAGGCTGCCTGTGTTGAAGCTAGATCTTTCCTTGGTGATATTGAATGTGCAGTGGTTAAATATGGTATTGGAAGAAACTATGCTCGATTGGTTGAACTAGATGATGCTCTTACAAGAATTAAGAAAGCTGCTAAAGATAGCCTAAAGCTTATAGGTAAAGTTAAACCATATAAACCTTTACTACCACTGGAAATTAAGCTTGAGTTATATCGTTCGGATATGTGTGATGAATTGATGAAAAAATACGATAATATTGAGCGTCTTGACGCTCGAACCGTACGAAAACTTGTATACAAAGTGGAGAATTATAGAGATATTTTATTTTGA
- a CDS encoding sugar phosphate isomerase/epimerase, whose amino-acid sequence MNSCNGKKIGISFGNRVSIEELPGALKLAAKYDIDCIELTPELGPVLIGGSLNLKVLKTIKSILSDFPFGYTVHCPGMQNMRDLNNLEMQHDIFRAGLDFTKEIGGMVYVAHFSQKSEDESVEKVFEEGMAKMADYAGKVGVVIGVENIEIERVEPVLSLIRRINHKNLQMTFDFAHSFLASKYYGYDFMESVKQAKPYIKHVHIHDNIGLYDPDRLVNKQRSLKERLTVGRGDLHLPIGWGLIPYDKVFDVLKDSYNGVYMLENDVGQNEMFIEDTLKTLKELIY is encoded by the coding sequence TTGAACAGTTGCAACGGGAAAAAGATTGGCATTAGCTTTGGCAACAGGGTAAGTATTGAGGAACTGCCCGGAGCTCTCAAACTTGCGGCAAAATACGATATTGATTGCATTGAATTGACACCGGAGTTGGGACCTGTATTGATAGGAGGTTCATTAAACTTGAAGGTGTTGAAAACCATAAAATCCATACTTTCCGATTTCCCATTCGGTTATACTGTCCATTGCCCGGGCATGCAGAATATGAGGGATTTAAACAACCTGGAAATGCAGCATGATATATTCAGAGCAGGGCTTGATTTTACAAAGGAAATAGGAGGTATGGTATATGTAGCACATTTTTCCCAAAAATCGGAAGATGAGAGCGTAGAAAAGGTATTCGAAGAAGGCATGGCTAAAATGGCGGATTATGCAGGGAAAGTGGGCGTTGTAATAGGTGTTGAAAACATAGAAATAGAGCGTGTAGAGCCTGTCTTGAGTCTTATCAGGAGAATTAACCACAAGAATTTGCAAATGACCTTTGATTTTGCACACTCTTTTCTGGCTTCAAAGTACTATGGTTACGATTTCATGGAATCCGTAAAGCAGGCAAAGCCGTATATAAAACACGTGCATATTCATGATAATATCGGGTTGTATGATCCTGACAGGCTTGTAAACAAGCAGCGTTCATTGAAGGAAAGGCTGACAGTAGGGAGAGGCGACCTGCATCTTCCCATAGGATGGGGTTTAATACCTTATGATAAAGTGTTTGATGTGCTGAAAGATAGTTATAACGGAGTTTACATGCTGGAAAATGATGTTGGACAGAATGAAATGTTTATAGAAGATACGCTGAAAACTTTAAAAGAGTTGATATATTGA
- a CDS encoding TIM barrel protein has protein sequence MKYSACIEMLFTEYEFTERIRKAKECGFEYFEFWTWKDKNLPRIKDAIEESKIKVASFSGDDEFSMVNREENAEYVKFVEKSIEAAKSLNCNYLVIHSNALEKDGSAKEVHGVASKEAMLINMYEVLKQLKPIAERERICLVLEPLNSIVDHKNYFLDTPEEAFELIKAVDSEYIKVLYDIYHMQIMRGNIIDIIVKNIENIGYIHVADVPGRHEPGTGELAFNNIFKAVKDCGYQGIIGFELCPVDCSRTAIDKIMEVIQRR, from the coding sequence ATGAAGTATTCGGCTTGTATTGAAATGCTATTTACGGAATATGAATTTACCGAAAGGATTAGAAAAGCAAAAGAGTGCGGATTTGAGTATTTTGAATTCTGGACGTGGAAGGACAAAAATTTGCCTCGCATTAAAGATGCCATAGAAGAATCGAAGATTAAAGTGGCAAGTTTTTCGGGCGATGACGAGTTTTCCATGGTAAATAGGGAAGAAAATGCTGAATATGTCAAGTTTGTTGAAAAGTCAATAGAAGCTGCAAAATCATTAAATTGCAATTACCTGGTGATTCATTCCAATGCCTTGGAAAAAGACGGTTCGGCTAAAGAGGTGCATGGAGTTGCTTCAAAAGAAGCAATGCTTATTAATATGTATGAAGTACTAAAGCAATTAAAACCCATAGCTGAGCGGGAAAGAATATGCCTTGTCCTTGAACCGTTAAATAGTATTGTTGATCATAAGAATTACTTCCTGGATACGCCGGAAGAGGCTTTTGAATTGATTAAGGCAGTAGATTCCGAGTATATAAAAGTACTGTATGATATATACCATATGCAGATAATGAGAGGAAATATAATTGATATAATTGTAAAAAACATAGAAAATATAGGATACATACACGTGGCAGATGTGCCGGGAAGGCATGAACCTGGTACAGGTGAACTAGCATTTAATAATATATTTAAAGCTGTTAAAGATTGCGGTTATCAAGGTATTATAGGTTTTGAACTATGTCCTGTAGATTGTTCTAGAACAGCAATTGATAAGATTATGGAAGTAATACAGAGAAGGTAA
- a CDS encoding response regulator, which produces MFKKILIVDDEPWVQEGLVKSLPWDTLGVRVVGAAQDGKTALDIYAKTSPEIVLTDIRMPVMDGLELSEEISKINKDTYVILMSAYDEFEYARKALEVNVKNYILKPFGKEEIVLLLKKACNEIDETKKKTRALEEINLYERKKILETLISGILDNPEEFLAKCAEKGINLFEKKIIMYAGRINIHNKYTSTARNTNENGADNIEEQNIVKLIEEDFPKDFVSIVSFMDRKNLVTGFLGFSHPYDESSVKTFLMDACEKLNKQYNVSVTFGVGSAFDYINRAIESYNEAVTALNYAIICQNIKVLFYGEIPSYKSSIDNNSLFAYKQKIEHILRAGMAEEIKKTVEEMNELVLKSRMLYNLGIKDIMLQFVEIPVRILVEYGYSIEDVFGTKYTVLDYLNQMETLEEFKKWFASFLLSTANLIDSNNYDVRKDMELAKEFIHRNYSKNITLQDVSEKVMLTPCYFSKVFKKEVGMSFIRYLTEIRINKAKELLDDFSLKIYDISYMVGYNNVKHFVSLLKKYLGVSPSEYRKKISWRSQ; this is translated from the coding sequence ATGTTCAAAAAAATACTTATTGTTGACGACGAGCCCTGGGTACAGGAAGGTCTTGTTAAAAGCTTACCATGGGATACCCTGGGAGTGCGGGTCGTAGGAGCTGCCCAGGATGGCAAGACTGCGCTTGACATATACGCAAAAACGTCACCTGAAATAGTACTAACTGATATAAGGATGCCTGTTATGGATGGACTCGAACTGTCAGAGGAAATAAGTAAAATTAACAAGGACACATATGTTATCCTTATGAGCGCTTATGACGAGTTTGAATATGCAAGGAAGGCTCTTGAAGTTAATGTTAAGAACTATATTTTAAAGCCATTCGGTAAAGAAGAAATTGTGCTTTTGCTTAAAAAAGCATGTAATGAAATAGACGAAACAAAAAAGAAAACAAGGGCTTTGGAAGAAATTAACCTGTATGAAAGAAAAAAAATACTGGAAACATTAATATCAGGCATATTGGATAATCCCGAAGAATTTTTAGCAAAATGTGCAGAAAAAGGTATTAATTTATTTGAAAAAAAGATAATTATGTACGCTGGAAGAATTAATATTCATAATAAATATACAAGTACTGCAAGAAATACTAATGAAAATGGAGCTGATAATATCGAAGAACAAAATATTGTTAAATTAATTGAAGAAGATTTTCCTAAAGATTTTGTAAGTATTGTATCATTTATGGATAGAAAAAACCTGGTAACAGGTTTTCTGGGCTTTAGCCATCCATATGATGAAAGCAGTGTTAAAACATTTCTCATGGATGCTTGTGAAAAGCTTAATAAACAGTACAACGTCTCGGTTACATTCGGCGTAGGCAGCGCATTTGATTATATTAACAGGGCAATTGAAAGTTATAATGAAGCCGTAACCGCTTTAAATTATGCAATAATATGTCAAAACATAAAAGTGTTGTTTTACGGCGAAATACCTTCTTACAAAAGCAGTATTGATAATAATAGTTTATTTGCCTATAAACAAAAAATCGAACACATATTAAGGGCAGGTATGGCTGAAGAAATAAAAAAGACAGTTGAAGAAATGAACGAATTGGTCTTAAAAAGCAGGATGCTTTATAATTTGGGAATAAAAGACATTATGCTGCAGTTTGTGGAAATTCCCGTAAGAATATTAGTTGAATACGGTTACAGTATTGAAGATGTATTCGGTACAAAATATACCGTTCTTGACTATCTTAACCAAATGGAAACACTGGAAGAGTTTAAAAAATGGTTTGCGAGCTTTTTGCTCTCGACAGCTAACCTTATAGACAGCAATAACTATGATGTTAGAAAAGACATGGAATTGGCAAAAGAATTCATACATCGAAACTATTCGAAGAATATAACATTGCAGGATGTATCGGAAAAAGTTATGTTGACCCCCTGTTATTTCAGCAAAGTTTTTAAAAAGGAAGTCGGGATGTCATTTATCAGGTATCTTACCGAAATAAGGATTAACAAGGCCAAGGAACTTTTAGATGATTTCTCCCTAAAGATTTATGATATTTCATACATGGTGGGATATAATAATGTGAAACACTTTGTTTCGTTATTAAAAAAATACCTGGGTGTTTCGCCAAGCGAATACAGAAAAAAAATATCCTGGCGAAGCCAGTAG